A region of Pyxidicoccus parkwaysis DNA encodes the following proteins:
- the agmC gene encoding adventurous gliding motility protein AgmC encodes MNDHTHTPTSLARRVRARLPAAGLLALLCAVLVAPAASAEPDTFQLGTGTTPLTVNAANTVINTYTRVTAAVPVGQSFVTVASTTGFAVGNLVLVLQSTGYTGTVTSGSQTAVDLNGNQTARWQFARVSALTATRLTFTNPLTVTFAATGAQAIRVPEYTNVTVNAGASLVAQAWDGTTGGVLIFLANGAVTNNGAISASGRGFRGGVFLNGNGDGCTGIDQAYPGGTSKGEGIVPARYSTSGAANTTGYGNIFNGAGGGICHNSGGGGGSNHGVGGKGGRTWSGDTIPSRDVGGRGGVQMLFTPQDHLLFGGGGGAGHSNDDLGGGGSAGGGIVFIRAASLSGTGTISADGVAGVNSTPPGNDAAGGGGAGGTLYLRFTGSFTCGANTVTARGGNGGSTDFDQHGTGGGGGGGRGLIQGSTVGCTPVVTGGAAGTQPTASAPDGLTYGAIAGSVGLVTTLTGAFPTTPAAPVVVTPANGSITGVRPVMSGTAPANSTVVIFVDGVEYARVTADAAGNWSYTPTADLATGAHTINAYDEVQGVASVRSNTNTFTVATDTTPPDTTIVSGPALVTSSTSATFDFSANESPVTYECSLDGGAYAACTDPQTFTGLANGGHTLSVRARDAAGNVDPTPATYAWTVDTTAPDTTIVSGPAAVTNSNSATFDFSSNESPVTYQCSLDGAAFVACTDPVTFTGLADGNHTLAVRAVDAAGNVDPTPATHAWTVDTSPPDTVIVSGPAAVTSATTATFDFSSPDSPVTYECSLDSGAYAACTDPVTFTGLAQGNHTLSVRARDAAGNVDPTPATYAWRVDTTAPDTTIVSGPASVTNSTSATFDFSSNESPVTYQCSLDSGAFVACTDPQTFTGLAQGNHTLAVRAVDAAGNVDPTPATYSWTIDTTPPDTAIVSGPSAVTSSTSATFDFSSPDSPVTYECSLDGAAYAACTDPVTFTGLAEGNHTLSVRARDAAGNVDPTPATHSWRVDTTVPDTVIVSGPSGVTASTSATFDFSSPESPVTYECSLDGAAFAACTDPVTFTGLAQGNHTLSVRARDAAGNVDPTPATRSWTVDTVAPDTSFTSTPPLTTNSSVANFDFNSNESPVTYECRLDGAALFTPCADPQTFTGLANGSHTLEVRAVDSAGNVDPTPATYTWTVDTSPPDTTIVSGPTGSTTSTSATFDFSSNESPVTYQCSLDGAAFTACTDPVTFTGLADGSHTLSVRAVDAAGNVDPTPATRTWTVDRTAPDTTIVSGPATVTNATTATFDFTSNESPVTYECSLDGAAFTACTDPVTFSGLADGGHTLSVRARDAAGNVDPTPATYAWTVDRTAPDTTIVSGPPALTSSTSATFDFSSNESPVTYQCSLDGAAFAACTDPVTFSGLADGNHTLSVRAVDAAGNVDPTPATHAWTVDRTAPDTTIVSGPALVTNATTATFDFSSNESPVTYQCSLDGGAFAACTDPVTFTGLAEGGHTLAVRAVDAAGNVDPTPATYSWTVDRTAPTRPVVTAPADGSVVPTQQPTFTGTADPGTLVTVIVDGVTLGTVTANASGNWSFPSPVALAQGPHSVVATSTDAAGNVSQPSNTNAFIVDTVRPDAPVIERPADGATVATRRPTYEGTSEPNAQVTVTVDGRVVGTVTADGDGHWSIVETTDLTDGSHTVDATATDAAGNISEATSHDFLVDTSGPDTLIVSGPPSRTNATSATFDFDQVNGGVRYECSLDGAAFTACTDPVTFTGLAEGNHTLAVRAVNALGTADASPATHAWTVDLTAPTLPTIDSPSNGATVGTATPTITGTGEPGSSIYLDLDGATYGPIPVNAQGDWTFTVPVPLAEGPYTVTATSVDAAGNTAGPVTSTFIVDLLGPDTLIVSGPPALTNTTSATFDFDQTGGGVSYQCSLDGASYVPCTDPVTFSGLADGEHVLLVRAVDAVGNVDPSPAEHRWTVDTTAPDTLIDSGPALVTNATTATFDFEASEPGSTFECSIDGATFVPCTDPDTFAGFAEGEHTLEVRAVDAAGNVDPTPATYTWTVDLTAPVVPTIVTPPNGAVLDSGVVTITGTADGATSVTLTLGGTTYGPIPVDSSGNWTFTPPVTLADGPYTISVVAVDNVGNTSGPATSTFTVDTSAPDTFIDSGPAALTRETTANFTFSSNESPVTYECSLDGAAFTACPAQASFSSLADGDHTLAVRATDAAGNVDASPATHTWTVDTQAPVVTLTTPASGAVLTNPQVTYSGTTEPGASVTVVVDGVNVGTVTADSSGNWTLPVGTELGEGPHSVTVTATDPAGNTSQPVTHPFTVDALPPDTTFTATPPALTNSTSATFEFTSDESPVTYECSLDGAAFTACTTPLTLSGLSEGNHTLSVRARDTDGNVDPTPATYTWTVDTTPPDTSIVSGPVLVDAPTTAIFDFDTVGGVSYQCSLDGAAFAACTDPNTFTGLTSGNHTLAVRAVDAAGNVDPTPATYAWSVAADTDGDGLTDAEEVVLGTDPNNPDTDGDGLPDGIEVNVGHTDPLDDDSDDDGIMDGTEDADHDGIVDANETDPNNADTDGDGLTDGLELGLTQPEGSDTDLSHFTPDADPSTTTNPLNPDTDGGSVRDGVEDANHNGRVDSGETDPNVAADDTDSDRDGIDDRTEIELGLDPHDADTDDDGVPDGLDGITDTDGDGIIDALDPDSDNDGIYDGTERGVTLETAPVGTNTSSPNFRPDADPSTTTDPKKADTDGDGLKDGEEDADHNGRVDATETDPNKADTDGDGLGDGVEVKGANPTNPLNPDSDEDGLKDGVEDANHNGRLDNGETDPNNRDTDQGGASDGDEVNGGGNPLDGNDDFIVVGRGCSTGGAGTFAPLALLLLALPMLGRLRRAGRKSARALVAGAAGGVALTVALVAPSAEAQVTAPVASQAIDVQQYKPGTGAWDILGVYSPRVQSHLNWNVGLSLNYADKPLNFLDPRQDKFITSLVRRQVGLDLMGAVGLFDRFELGVLLPVTLQDSEPAANVDPSFAQGVGSGGIGDLRLVPKARLVDGEDFGLALVVPVVLPTGGASDFLGGSGVAVQPRLVAEYGQRLRLAANLGVDLRKQQQLRNLVTGNALAFGLGAELPFTMGNLPLAAEATLVGALGFKEQDTEERPLELLAALKYRSLGGLSAHVGAGPGLTRGYGTPGFRVLAGLSYSPPPSREPEHVAPPAPVDTDGDGLMDPQDRCPTEPEDKDGFQDEDGCPDPDNDQDGILDGADKCINEPETKNGYEDADGCPDVVPAPVDTDGDGLLDPNDACPKQAEDKDGFQDADGCPDPDNDKDGIPDVADKCPNEPEVINGVQDDDGCPDKGKTKVLVDGERILILEKVYFATNKDVILARSFPLLKQVAAVLRANPQVELLRIEGHTDNQGNDASNLDLSKRRAANVRKFLVNEGIAAERLESQGYGETKPVDTNKTAAGRENNRRVEFTILRVGKVEVERDAQ; translated from the coding sequence ATGAACGACCACACCCACACCCCCACTTCGCTGGCACGGCGCGTACGTGCTCGCCTGCCTGCCGCGGGCCTGCTGGCGCTGCTGTGCGCAGTGCTGGTGGCTCCGGCCGCCTCCGCCGAGCCCGACACCTTCCAGCTCGGCACCGGCACCACTCCGTTGACCGTCAACGCGGCCAACACCGTCATCAACACCTACACGCGGGTGACGGCGGCGGTGCCAGTGGGGCAGAGCTTCGTCACCGTGGCGTCCACGACGGGCTTCGCGGTGGGCAACCTGGTGCTGGTGCTCCAGAGCACGGGCTACACGGGCACTGTCACGTCGGGAAGCCAGACGGCGGTGGACCTGAACGGGAACCAGACGGCCCGGTGGCAGTTCGCGCGCGTCTCCGCGCTCACCGCCACGCGGCTGACCTTCACCAACCCGCTCACGGTGACCTTCGCGGCGACGGGGGCGCAGGCCATTCGAGTGCCCGAGTACACCAACGTGACGGTGAACGCGGGAGCCAGCCTCGTCGCCCAGGCCTGGGATGGCACGACGGGCGGCGTGCTCATCTTCCTGGCGAACGGCGCCGTGACGAACAACGGTGCCATCTCCGCGAGCGGCCGGGGATTCCGCGGCGGTGTGTTCCTCAATGGCAACGGTGATGGGTGCACCGGGATTGACCAGGCGTACCCGGGTGGTACGTCGAAGGGCGAGGGCATCGTTCCGGCGCGCTACAGCACGTCGGGGGCGGCGAACACGACGGGCTACGGCAACATCTTCAACGGCGCGGGCGGCGGCATCTGCCACAACTCGGGTGGTGGTGGCGGCAGCAACCATGGCGTGGGCGGCAAGGGTGGCCGCACCTGGAGCGGCGACACGATTCCCTCGCGTGATGTGGGTGGACGCGGCGGCGTGCAGATGCTCTTCACCCCGCAAGACCACCTGCTCTTCGGCGGCGGTGGTGGCGCGGGCCATAGCAACGACGACCTGGGTGGTGGTGGCAGCGCCGGCGGCGGCATCGTGTTCATCCGCGCGGCGTCGCTGTCGGGCACCGGTACCATTTCGGCGGACGGCGTGGCGGGTGTGAACTCGACGCCGCCGGGCAACGACGCGGCGGGCGGCGGCGGCGCGGGCGGCACGCTGTATCTGCGCTTCACGGGGAGCTTCACGTGCGGCGCCAACACGGTGACGGCGCGCGGTGGCAACGGCGGCAGCACCGACTTCGACCAGCACGGCACGGGCGGTGGCGGTGGCGGTGGTCGCGGCCTGATTCAGGGGAGCACGGTGGGCTGCACGCCTGTCGTCACGGGCGGCGCGGCGGGTACGCAGCCGACGGCCTCTGCTCCGGATGGTCTGACCTACGGCGCCATCGCCGGCAGCGTCGGCCTCGTCACCACGCTGACGGGTGCCTTCCCGACGACTCCGGCCGCGCCCGTGGTGGTGACGCCGGCCAACGGCTCCATCACCGGTGTCCGTCCCGTCATGAGCGGCACGGCTCCGGCGAACTCGACGGTGGTCATCTTCGTCGACGGTGTGGAGTACGCCCGGGTGACGGCGGACGCCGCCGGCAATTGGTCGTACACGCCGACGGCCGACCTCGCGACGGGCGCACACACGATCAACGCCTACGACGAGGTGCAGGGTGTGGCCAGCGTGCGCAGCAACACCAACACCTTCACGGTGGCGACGGACACCACGCCGCCGGACACGACGATTGTCTCCGGCCCGGCGCTGGTGACGAGCTCCACCAGCGCCACGTTCGACTTCAGCGCGAACGAGAGCCCGGTGACCTACGAGTGCTCGCTCGACGGCGGTGCCTACGCGGCCTGCACGGACCCGCAGACCTTCACCGGCCTGGCGAATGGTGGGCACACCCTGTCGGTGCGCGCGCGTGATGCGGCGGGCAACGTGGACCCGACTCCGGCGACGTACGCCTGGACGGTGGACACCACGGCGCCGGACACCACCATCGTGAGTGGCCCCGCGGCGGTGACGAATTCCAACTCGGCCACGTTCGACTTCAGCTCCAACGAGAGCCCCGTCACCTACCAGTGCTCGCTGGACGGCGCGGCCTTCGTGGCCTGCACGGACCCGGTGACCTTCACCGGTCTGGCGGATGGCAACCACACGCTGGCGGTTCGCGCGGTGGATGCGGCTGGCAACGTGGACCCGACTCCGGCGACGCACGCCTGGACGGTGGACACCTCGCCGCCGGACACCGTCATCGTGAGCGGCCCGGCGGCCGTGACGAGCGCCACGACGGCCACGTTCGACTTCAGCTCGCCGGACAGCCCGGTGACGTATGAGTGCTCGCTGGATAGCGGTGCCTACGCGGCCTGCACGGACCCCGTGACGTTCACCGGTCTGGCCCAGGGCAACCACACGCTGTCGGTCCGCGCGCGGGATGCGGCGGGCAATGTGGACCCGACGCCCGCCACCTACGCGTGGCGCGTGGACACCACGGCCCCGGACACCACGATTGTCAGTGGCCCGGCCTCGGTGACGAACTCCACCAGCGCGACGTTCGACTTCAGCTCCAACGAGAGCCCGGTGACGTACCAGTGCTCTCTGGACAGCGGGGCCTTCGTGGCCTGCACGGACCCGCAGACCTTCACGGGCCTGGCGCAGGGCAACCACACCCTCGCGGTGCGTGCGGTGGATGCGGCGGGCAACGTGGACCCGACTCCCGCCACCTATTCGTGGACCATCGACACCACGCCTCCGGACACTGCGATTGTCAGCGGCCCCTCGGCTGTGACGAGCTCCACCAGCGCTACGTTCGACTTCAGCTCGCCGGACAGCCCGGTGACGTACGAGTGCTCGCTGGACGGCGCGGCCTACGCGGCGTGCACGGACCCGGTGACCTTCACGGGCCTGGCGGAAGGCAACCACACGCTGTCGGTGCGTGCGCGGGATGCGGCGGGCAACGTGGACCCGACGCCCGCCACCCACTCGTGGCGCGTGGACACCACGGTGCCGGACACCGTCATCGTGAGCGGCCCGTCCGGCGTGACGGCCTCCACCTCTGCCACGTTCGACTTCAGCTCGCCCGAGAGCCCGGTGACGTATGAGTGCTCGCTGGACGGCGCGGCCTTCGCGGCGTGCACGGACCCGGTGACCTTCACGGGCCTGGCGCAGGGCAACCACACGTTGTCGGTCCGCGCGCGTGATGCCGCGGGCAACGTGGACCCGACTCCCGCCACTCGGTCGTGGACTGTGGATACGGTGGCTCCGGACACCTCGTTCACCAGCACGCCGCCGCTGACGACGAACTCGTCGGTGGCCAACTTCGACTTCAACTCCAACGAGAGCCCCGTCACCTACGAGTGCCGTCTGGACGGCGCGGCGCTCTTCACCCCGTGCGCGGACCCGCAGACCTTCACGGGCCTGGCGAACGGCAGCCACACGCTCGAGGTTCGCGCGGTGGACAGCGCCGGCAACGTGGACCCGACGCCGGCCACGTACACGTGGACGGTGGACACCTCGCCGCCGGATACGACCATCGTCAGCGGCCCCACGGGCTCGACGACTTCGACCAGCGCGACGTTCGACTTCAGCTCGAACGAGAGCCCGGTGACGTACCAGTGCTCGCTCGACGGCGCGGCCTTCACGGCGTGCACCGACCCGGTGACCTTCACGGGCCTGGCGGATGGCAGCCATACGCTGTCGGTCCGCGCGGTGGATGCGGCCGGCAACGTGGACCCGACGCCCGCGACGCGGACCTGGACGGTGGACCGCACCGCTCCGGACACGACGATTGTGAGCGGCCCGGCCACGGTGACGAACGCGACGACGGCGACGTTCGACTTCACCTCCAACGAGAGCCCCGTCACCTACGAGTGCTCGCTGGACGGCGCGGCCTTCACGGCCTGCACGGACCCGGTGACCTTCTCGGGTCTGGCGGACGGTGGGCACACCCTGTCGGTGCGCGCGCGTGACGCGGCCGGCAACGTGGACCCGACTCCGGCGACGTACGCCTGGACGGTGGACCGCACCGCGCCGGATACGACGATTGTGAGCGGCCCGCCCGCGCTGACGAGCAGCACCAGCGCCACGTTCGACTTCAGCTCCAACGAGAGCCCGGTGACGTACCAGTGCTCGCTGGACGGCGCGGCCTTCGCGGCCTGCACCGACCCGGTGACCTTCTCGGGTCTGGCGGACGGCAATCACACATTGTCTGTCCGCGCGGTGGATGCGGCCGGCAACGTGGACCCGACCCCGGCGACGCACGCCTGGACGGTGGACCGCACGGCTCCGGACACGACGATTGTCTCCGGCCCGGCGCTGGTGACGAACGCCACCACGGCCACGTTCGACTTCAGCTCGAACGAGAGCCCGGTGACGTACCAGTGCTCGCTGGACGGTGGGGCCTTCGCGGCCTGCACGGACCCGGTGACCTTCACGGGCCTGGCCGAGGGTGGCCACACGCTGGCGGTTCGCGCGGTGGATGCGGCCGGCAACGTGGACCCGACTCCGGCGACGTACTCCTGGACGGTGGACCGCACGGCGCCCACGCGCCCGGTGGTGACGGCTCCCGCGGATGGCTCCGTGGTGCCGACGCAGCAGCCGACGTTCACCGGTACGGCCGATCCGGGCACGCTGGTGACGGTGATTGTGGATGGCGTGACGCTGGGCACCGTGACGGCGAATGCCTCGGGTAACTGGAGCTTCCCCAGCCCGGTGGCGCTGGCGCAGGGCCCGCACTCGGTGGTCGCCACGTCCACGGACGCGGCGGGCAACGTGAGCCAGCCGAGCAACACCAACGCCTTCATCGTGGACACGGTGCGTCCGGATGCGCCCGTCATCGAGCGTCCCGCCGACGGGGCGACGGTGGCCACGCGCCGCCCGACGTACGAGGGCACCTCCGAGCCCAACGCCCAGGTGACGGTGACGGTGGACGGCCGCGTGGTCGGCACTGTCACCGCCGATGGTGACGGCCACTGGAGCATCGTGGAGACAACGGACCTGACGGACGGCTCGCACACGGTGGATGCCACGGCGACGGATGCCGCGGGCAACATCAGCGAGGCGACGTCGCATGACTTCCTCGTCGACACCTCGGGGCCGGACACGCTCATCGTCTCCGGTCCTCCCTCGCGCACCAACGCGACGTCGGCCACCTTCGACTTCGACCAGGTGAACGGCGGCGTGCGCTACGAGTGCAGCCTGGACGGCGCGGCCTTCACGGCGTGCACCGACCCGGTGACCTTCACGGGCCTCGCCGAGGGCAACCACACGCTGGCCGTGCGCGCCGTCAATGCGCTCGGCACGGCGGACGCCTCCCCGGCCACGCACGCGTGGACGGTGGACCTGACGGCGCCGACGCTGCCGACCATCGACTCGCCCTCCAACGGCGCGACGGTGGGCACCGCGACGCCGACGATTACGGGCACCGGTGAGCCGGGCAGCAGCATCTACCTGGACCTGGATGGCGCCACCTACGGCCCGATTCCGGTGAATGCGCAGGGCGACTGGACCTTCACCGTTCCCGTGCCGCTGGCCGAGGGCCCGTACACGGTGACGGCCACCAGCGTGGACGCGGCGGGCAACACGGCCGGTCCGGTGACGAGCACCTTCATCGTCGACCTGCTGGGCCCGGACACGCTCATCGTCTCCGGTCCTCCGGCGCTCACCAATACGACGTCCGCCACCTTCGACTTCGACCAGACGGGCGGTGGTGTCTCCTACCAGTGCAGCCTGGACGGCGCGTCCTACGTGCCGTGCACGGACCCGGTGACCTTCTCGGGCCTGGCGGACGGCGAGCACGTGCTGCTGGTTCGCGCGGTGGACGCGGTGGGCAACGTGGACCCCTCGCCCGCCGAGCACCGGTGGACGGTGGACACCACCGCGCCGGACACGCTCATCGACTCCGGTCCGGCCCTGGTGACGAACGCGACGACGGCGACCTTCGACTTCGAGGCCTCCGAGCCGGGCTCCACCTTCGAGTGCAGCATTGACGGTGCCACCTTCGTGCCCTGCACGGACCCGGACACCTTCGCGGGCTTCGCCGAGGGTGAGCACACGTTGGAGGTGCGCGCGGTGGATGCGGCCGGCAACGTGGACCCGACGCCGGCCACCTATACGTGGACGGTGGACCTGACGGCCCCGGTGGTGCCGACCATCGTCACGCCGCCCAACGGCGCGGTGCTGGACAGCGGCGTGGTGACCATCACCGGCACGGCCGACGGCGCCACGTCGGTGACGCTGACGCTGGGCGGGACGACGTACGGCCCCATCCCGGTGGACAGCTCGGGCAACTGGACGTTCACGCCTCCGGTGACGCTGGCGGATGGCCCGTACACCATCTCCGTGGTGGCGGTGGACAACGTGGGCAACACGAGCGGCCCGGCGACCTCCACCTTCACGGTGGACACGTCCGCTCCGGATACGTTCATCGACAGTGGCCCGGCGGCGCTGACGCGCGAGACGACGGCGAACTTCACCTTCTCCTCGAACGAGAGCCCGGTGACGTACGAGTGCTCGCTGGATGGCGCGGCCTTCACGGCATGCCCGGCGCAGGCGAGCTTCAGCTCGCTGGCGGACGGCGACCACACCCTCGCGGTGCGCGCGACGGACGCGGCCGGCAACGTGGATGCGTCTCCGGCCACGCACACGTGGACGGTGGATACGCAGGCCCCGGTGGTGACGCTCACCACGCCCGCCAGTGGCGCGGTGCTGACGAATCCGCAGGTGACGTACTCCGGCACGACGGAGCCGGGCGCCTCGGTGACGGTGGTGGTGGACGGCGTCAACGTGGGCACGGTGACGGCGGACTCCAGCGGCAACTGGACGCTGCCGGTGGGCACGGAGCTGGGCGAGGGACCGCACTCGGTCACCGTCACGGCCACGGACCCGGCGGGCAACACGAGCCAGCCCGTCACGCACCCGTTCACGGTGGACGCGCTGCCGCCTGACACGACGTTCACCGCCACGCCGCCCGCGCTGACGAACAGCACGAGCGCCACGTTCGAGTTCACCTCGGACGAGTCGCCCGTGACGTACGAGTGCAGCCTGGATGGTGCGGCCTTCACGGCGTGCACCACGCCGCTCACCCTGAGCGGCCTGTCCGAGGGCAATCACACTCTCTCGGTTCGCGCGCGGGACACGGACGGCAACGTGGACCCGACGCCGGCCACGTACACGTGGACGGTGGACACCACGCCGCCGGATACGAGCATCGTCAGCGGTCCGGTGCTGGTGGATGCGCCGACCACGGCCATCTTCGACTTCGACACGGTGGGTGGTGTGTCGTACCAGTGCAGCCTGGACGGCGCGGCCTTCGCGGCGTGCACCGACCCGAACACCTTCACGGGCTTGACCTCGGGCAATCACACGCTGGCGGTGCGCGCGGTGGATGCGGCCGGCAACGTGGACCCGACCCCGGCGACCTACGCCTGGTCCGTGGCGGCCGACACCGACGGCGACGGCCTCACGGATGCCGAGGAGGTCGTGCTCGGCACCGACCCGAACAACCCGGACACGGACGGTGACGGCCTGCCGGACGGCATCGAGGTCAACGTCGGCCATACGGACCCGCTGGACGACGACTCCGACGACGACGGCATCATGGACGGCACGGAGGACGCCGACCACGACGGCATCGTCGACGCCAACGAGACGGACCCGAACAACGCGGACACGGACGGCGACGGCCTCACGGACGGTCTGGAGCTGGGCCTGACGCAGCCGGAGGGCAGCGACACCGACCTGTCGCACTTCACGCCGGATGCGGACCCGAGCACCACCACCAACCCGCTCAACCCCGACACCGACGGCGGCAGCGTGCGCGACGGTGTGGAGGACGCCAACCACAACGGCCGCGTGGACTCGGGCGAGACCGACCCGAATGTGGCTGCGGACGACACGGACTCCGACCGCGACGGCATCGATGACCGGACTGAAATCGAGCTGGGCCTCGACCCGCACGATGCGGACACGGACGACGACGGCGTGCCGGACGGCCTGGACGGCATCACCGACACGGACGGCGACGGCATCATCGACGCGCTGGACCCGGACAGCGACAACGACGGCATCTACGACGGCACGGAGCGCGGTGTGACGCTGGAGACCGCTCCTGTCGGCACCAACACCTCGTCGCCCAACTTCCGCCCGGATGCGGACCCGAGCACCACCACCGACCCGAAGAAGGCGGACACGGATGGTGACGGGCTCAAGGACGGCGAGGAGGACGCGGACCACAACGGCCGCGTGGATGCCACGGAGACCGACCCGAACAAGGCCGACACCGACGGTGACGGCCTGGGCGACGGCGTCGAGGTGAAGGGCGCCAACCCCACCAACCCGCTCAACCCGGACTCCGACGAGGACGGGCTGAAGGACGGTGTGGAGGACGCCAACCACAACGGCCGCCTCGACAACGGTGAGACGGACCCGAACAACCGCGACACCGACCAGGGTGGTGCCAGCGATGGTGACGAGGTCAACGGCGGTGGCAACCCGCTGGACGGCAACGATGACTTCATCGTCGTGGGCCGTGGCTGCAGCACGGGTGGGGCGGGCACCTTCGCTCCGCTGGCGCTGCTGCTCCTCGCGCTGCCCATGCTGGGGCGTCTTCGGCGCGCGGGCCGGAAGTCCGCGCGGGCGCTGGTAGCCGGCGCGGCCGGGGGGGTGGCCCTCACGGTCGCGCTGGTCGCTCCGTCGGCCGAGGCGCAGGTGACCGCGCCGGTGGCGTCGCAGGCCATCGACGTGCAGCAGTACAAGCCGGGCACCGGCGCCTGGGACATCCTCGGCGTCTACAGCCCCCGCGTGCAGAGCCACCTCAACTGGAACGTGGGTCTGTCCCTCAACTACGCGGACAAGCCGCTCAACTTCCTCGACCCGAGGCAGGACAAGTTCATCACCTCCCTGGTGCGCAGGCAGGTGGGGTTGGACCTGATGGGCGCTGTCGGCCTGTTCGACCGCTTCGAGCTGGGCGTGCTGTTGCCGGTGACGCTGCAGGACTCGGAGCCGGCGGCGAACGTGGACCCCTCTTTCGCGCAGGGCGTGGGCTCGGGCGGCATTGGTGACTTGCGCCTGGTGCCCAAGGCGCGGCTGGTGGACGGCGAGGACTTCGGCCTCGCGCTGGTGGTGCCGGTGGTGCTGCCCACGGGCGGTGCCTCGGACTTCCTCGGCGGCTCGGGCGTCGCGGTGCAGCCGCGCCTGGTGGCCGAGTACGGCCAGCGGCTGCGCCTCGCCGCCAACCTCGGCGTGGACCTCCGCAAGCAGCAGCAGCTCCGCAACCTGGTGACGGGCAACGCGCTGGCCTTCGGCCTGGGCGCGGAGCTGCCCTTCACCATGGGCAACCTGCCGCTGGCCGCCGAGGCCACGCTGGTGGGCGCGCTGGGCTTCAAGGAGCAGGACACGGAGGAGCGCCCGCTGGAGCTGCTGGCGGCGCTGAAGTACCGCTCGTTGGGCGGCCTCTCCGCGCACGTGGGCGCGGGGCCGGGCCTCACGCGTGGCTATGGCACGCCGGGCTTTCGCGTGCTCGCGGGCCTGAGCTACAGCCCGCCGCCCTCGCGTGAGCCGGAGCACGTGGCCCCGCCCGCGCCGGTGGACACCGACGGCGACGGCCTGATGGACCCTCAGGACCGCTGCCCGACGGAGCCCGAGGACAAGGACGGCTTCCAGGACGAGGACGGCTGCCCCGACCCGGACAACGACCAGGACGGCATCCTCGACGGCGCCGACAAGTGCATCAACGAGCCGGAGACGAAGAACGGCTACGAGGACGCGGACGGCTGCCCGGACGTGGTGCCCGCGCCGGTGGACACCGACGGCGACGGCCTCCTGGACCCGAACGACGCGTGCCCCAAGCAGGCCGAGGACAAGGACGGCTTCCAGGACGCGGACGGCTGCCCCGACCCGGACAACGACAAGGACGGCATCCCCGACGTCGCGGACAAGTGCCCGAACGAGCCCGAGGTCATCAACGGCGTCCAGGACGACGACGGCTGCCCGGACAAGGGCAAGACGAAGGTGCTCGTGGACGGCGAGCGCATCCTCATCCTGGAGAAGGTCTACTTCGCCACGAACAAGGACGTCATCCTCGCGCGCTCCTTCCCGCTGCTGAAGCAGGTGGCTGCGGTGCTGCGCGCCAACCCGCAGGTGGAGCTCCTCCGCATCGAGGGCCACACCGACAACCAGGGCAATGACGCGAGCAACCTCGACCTCTCGAAGCGCCGCGCCGCCAACGTGCGCAAGTTCCTCGTGAATGAGGGCATCGCCGCGGAGCGCCTGGAGTCGCAGGGCTACGGCGAGACGAAGCCGGTGGACACCAACAAGACGGCGGCTGGCCGCGAGAACAACCGCCGCGTGGAGTTCACCATCCTCCGCGTGGGCAAGGTGGAGGTAGAGCGCGACGCCCAGTGA